ACGGAACAAAGCTTGTTACCGTACACCGTCCAATTCAGTAAAGGAGGAATTGATGATGATTCCTGGAGAAATCAGACCAAAAAATGATGTTATCGAAATAAATGTAGGAAGAGCAACAAAAAAAGTACTTGTTTCGAATACGGGAGACCGTCCGATACAAGTTGGCTCCCATTTTCATTTTATTGAAGTCAATAGATTTCTAGAGTTTAACCGAGAAGATGCGATTGGAATGCATCTTCATATTCCATCAGGCACAGCAGTTCGATTTGAACCTGGGGAAGAAAAAGAAGTGGAGCTTGTTGAGTTCGGGGGCAAACAGCATGTTTTTGGATTGAACAAGCTAACGGAAGGCTCTACTCATCATAAGGATGAAATATTAGATAAGGCAATTGAAGGTGGCTTTAAAGGAGCGGAAGAAAAATGAAGGTAACACATGAAGCTTACGCGAAAATGTTTGGTCCAACAGTAGGAGATAAGGTTCGGCTGGCCGATACAGATTTATGGATTGAAATCGAGAAGGATTATACAACGTACGGGGATGAAGGCGTATTTGGTGGTGGTAAATCATTGCGTGTCTCTATGGGACAAAACGGAAAGAATACGCGAAATGAAGGAGTGCTGGACACCGTAATAACGAACGTCATTATCATTGATTATATGGGTATTGTGAAAGCGGATATCGGTATAAAAGATGGGCGTATTATTGGTATTGGCAAAGCAGGCAATCCGAACAGTATGGACGGCGTCGACCAAGATATGATTATTGGCGTTGGCACAGAGGTTTATGCAGGTGAAGGTCTTATCGCTACGGCTGGGGCTATCGACACGCATATTCATTTCATTAGTCCAGATCAAGTGGAAACAGCATTATTAGCGGGGACAACAACCTTTATTGGTGGAGGTACAGGGCCTGCAGCTGGTTCTAAGGCGACAAGCTTAACTGCTGGTGAATGGCATCTACATCGCATGCTACAAGCTGTAGAAGGTTTTCCAATAAACGTTGGATTACTTGGCAAAGGTAGTGCATCTGATCCTGAACCAATTATTGAGCAAGTTCGTGCTGGGGCAATTGGTATGAAAATACATGAGGACTGGGGTGCAACACCCGCAGCACTTGATCAAAGTTTAACAGTTGCTGATGAGTATGATATTCAGGTGGCGTTACATTCAGATACATTAAATGAAGCTGGGTTCGTAGAAGATACGATTAATGCTATTGATGGTCGTGTAATTCACATTTTCCATACGGAAGGTGCAGGTGGTGGACATGCACCAGACCAATTAGTAATGGCATCATTACCTAATATATTGCCAGCATCTACTAATCCAACAAAACCGTTTACAACGAATACGATTGATGAGCATTTAGATATGTTAATGGTCTGTCATCATTTGAAGCATGATGTACCAGAAGACGTGGCGTTTGCCGATTCTCGAATTCGTCCAGAAACGATTGCTGCAGAAGATATTATGCAAGATTTAGGGATTTTAAGTATTATGTCATCCGATTCACAAGCGATGGGTCGTGTTGGTGAAGTGACAATACGAACGTTCCAAACGGCAGACAAAATGAAGAAACAGCGTGGTGCTTTACCGCAAGATGAAGGGAAAGATCACGATAATTACCGCGTCAAGCGCTATATGGCTAAGCTCAATATTAACCCAGCAATAGCACATGGAATTAGCCATGAAGTAGGCTCACTAGAAGAAGGCAAGCTAGCGGACATCGTACTTTGGGATCCAGCGTTCTTTGGCGTCAAAGCGGAAGTTGTTATAAAAAGTGGTATTGCAGTTTACGGTATTACTGGTGATCCAAACGCATCAATTCCTACACCGCAGCCTATGAAAGGACGTCGGACGTTTGGCTTTTATGGACAAGGCCCTCAAAATTGTGGCATGACATTTTTACCAAACATTGCAGTAGAGGAAGGGTTACCGGAAAAATTAGGTTTAAAACGTATGATAGGGACAGTGAAAAATTGCCGAAATATTAGTAAGGCTGATATGAAGCTTAATAGTGCTACACCGAAAATTGATGTTAATCCTGAAACATACGAAGTGAAAATTGATGGTGAATTAGCTACATGTGAGCCAGTTGATGTTTTGCCAATGGCACAACGATATTTCTTATTTTAAGAAAAAATAGAGAGTGTGTAACAGTAACAGAGGTACAGTCAAAAAATCGATAAAGAGGTGCAACATAGATGTTAATTGAAAAAATTATCGGCAATATTGCGAATGAAGAAGAACATTCACATAAAACAACAGAGTGGATAGAGCTTGAGTGGGAAGAATTAAGCAAACGTATCCTTCGAACAGAGACAGATAAAGGCACGGATATTGCTTTACGTTTAGAAGGAGACGAGCCATTACAATATGGTGACTTATTATTTGAGGATGATAGCCGTCGCATTGCGATTCGTACAAAACTCGAACCAGTTATCGTCATTTCACCGAAAGATATGTATGAGATGGGGAAATCTGCATTTGAATTAGGCAATCGCCATACACCTTGCTTAATTGAACATAATGAAATTATCGTACGAGCTGATCATACGATTAACCCATTATTAGATGAAATAGGAGTGAACTATGAAACGACAGAACGACGTTTTAAACAACCATTCAAATACCGCGGACACGCTCACTGATTTTTCGTTATTGCGCCTATTACAAATCCATGATTCTGCATTTCCAATAGGCTCTTATACGCATTCATATGGGATGGAAACGTATATTCAGGAAGATGTTATTCGCACAAAGGAACAATTAATAGATTATTGTAAATCGTATTTATTTTATAATTTAGTGAATGGTGACGCCTTAATTATTCAGGATGCGTTCCATGCAGCAAAAGTAAGAGATTGTGCTCGCCTTACAGAGTTAGACGAACTTTGCGGGGCTATCAAGCTAGCAAAAGAATCGAGAGATGCTAGTCTCAATGTTGGCAAGCAATTTATCCGAACAGTGGCACCTTTGATGGACAGCCCTTTATTAATGCAATGGCAAGAAAAGATAGCCAAAGAAGAAGTGCAAGGCCATTACGCAGTACTTTATGCGATTTATAGTGAAGCACTTGGTGTAGATGTCTATCATGCAGTGATGACTTATATGTATGCATCCATTAGCGGATTAGTACAAAATGCTGTTCGCGCTGTGCCGTTCGGTCAAAATACAGGTGTACAAGCATTAAATAAACTTCTTGTCTTTATAGAGGAAGCTTCGGAAAAGGTCATGACCTTAACGATAGATGACCTCTCTAATAATGCTTTAGGTATTGAACTAGCATCGATGAAACATGAATTTTTATTTTCAAGATTATTTATTTCATAGAAAGAGAGTGGATATAAATGACGCCAATTCGAATTGGTATAGGAGGCCCAGTTGGTTCTGGGAAAACATCTTTAGTAGATCAATTAACACGTGCAATGCATGAAAAATACAATGTGGCAGTAATCACAAATGATATTTATACAAGAGAGGATGCCCAGTATTTAATTACAAATGGTGTTCTAGAAGAGAATCGTATTATCGGAGTAGAAACAGGTGGATGCCCGCATACAGCTATTCGTGAGGATGCATCGATGAACTTCTCTGCCATTGATGACTTAAACAAACGCTTTGAAGATTTAGATATTATTTTCATTGAAAGTGGTGGGGATAATTTATCGGCTACATTTAGCCCAGAACTTGTTCATGGCTATATTTACGTAATTGATGTGGCTGAAGGACAG
The genomic region above belongs to Lysinibacillus sp. FSL W8-0992 and contains:
- a CDS encoding urease subunit beta, yielding MIPGEIRPKNDVIEINVGRATKKVLVSNTGDRPIQVGSHFHFIEVNRFLEFNREDAIGMHLHIPSGTAVRFEPGEEKEVELVEFGGKQHVFGLNKLTEGSTHHKDEILDKAIEGGFKGAEEK
- the ureC gene encoding urease subunit alpha — protein: MKVTHEAYAKMFGPTVGDKVRLADTDLWIEIEKDYTTYGDEGVFGGGKSLRVSMGQNGKNTRNEGVLDTVITNVIIIDYMGIVKADIGIKDGRIIGIGKAGNPNSMDGVDQDMIIGVGTEVYAGEGLIATAGAIDTHIHFISPDQVETALLAGTTTFIGGGTGPAAGSKATSLTAGEWHLHRMLQAVEGFPINVGLLGKGSASDPEPIIEQVRAGAIGMKIHEDWGATPAALDQSLTVADEYDIQVALHSDTLNEAGFVEDTINAIDGRVIHIFHTEGAGGGHAPDQLVMASLPNILPASTNPTKPFTTNTIDEHLDMLMVCHHLKHDVPEDVAFADSRIRPETIAAEDIMQDLGILSIMSSDSQAMGRVGEVTIRTFQTADKMKKQRGALPQDEGKDHDNYRVKRYMAKLNINPAIAHGISHEVGSLEEGKLADIVLWDPAFFGVKAEVVIKSGIAVYGITGDPNASIPTPQPMKGRRTFGFYGQGPQNCGMTFLPNIAVEEGLPEKLGLKRMIGTVKNCRNISKADMKLNSATPKIDVNPETYEVKIDGELATCEPVDVLPMAQRYFLF
- a CDS encoding urease accessory protein UreE, with the protein product MLIEKIIGNIANEEEHSHKTTEWIELEWEELSKRILRTETDKGTDIALRLEGDEPLQYGDLLFEDDSRRIAIRTKLEPVIVISPKDMYEMGKSAFELGNRHTPCLIEHNEIIVRADHTINPLLDEIGVNYETTERRFKQPFKYRGHAH
- a CDS encoding urease accessory protein UreF encodes the protein MKRQNDVLNNHSNTADTLTDFSLLRLLQIHDSAFPIGSYTHSYGMETYIQEDVIRTKEQLIDYCKSYLFYNLVNGDALIIQDAFHAAKVRDCARLTELDELCGAIKLAKESRDASLNVGKQFIRTVAPLMDSPLLMQWQEKIAKEEVQGHYAVLYAIYSEALGVDVYHAVMTYMYASISGLVQNAVRAVPFGQNTGVQALNKLLVFIEEASEKVMTLTIDDLSNNALGIELASMKHEFLFSRLFIS
- the ureG gene encoding urease accessory protein UreG, which codes for MTPIRIGIGGPVGSGKTSLVDQLTRAMHEKYNVAVITNDIYTREDAQYLITNGVLEENRIIGVETGGCPHTAIREDASMNFSAIDDLNKRFEDLDIIFIESGGDNLSATFSPELVHGYIYVIDVAEGQDIPRKGGPALTRSDLLLINKTSLAPHVGVDLEIMDQDVKKMRAGRPYIFADVRSQTNVDKVVEWIQHHMLLEGAEAADVNA